The Palaemon carinicauda isolate YSFRI2023 chromosome 7, ASM3689809v2, whole genome shotgun sequence DNA window agaataaactcctataatataaatattaaacgatctaggttgctcaaaacacagtaaaaccaagcttggtacttaacttagacggtgtctcctgagaAACCGACGAAGATGCCATAATCCAATGGAAAATAAtccaaaacgagagcacaacaaaaatgcgggttactgcacaagtcgtgctaaaaggagttgggttctgagcggatgcattgttagtagtaccgagtgaggttgaacggctctcctcttttggggtttctgtcgtggatgaatctaaatagtgcgggacctctggattatacgcccaattttataccgacaccaataggtgagcgagctagttaacctagcactcctttacattttttctctggtatatttagcagtaaattacctaagaataagtgctaaatggagcttattcactgggcggcacaggttcgagcccagaaataagtACAGGgacgcaaattgccgggacgaaatagtccggggacgcaattgtccgggacacaactgtccgggacacaactgtccgggacgcaaatgtccgggacacaactgttcgggacacaactgtccgggacgcaattgtccggaactcaactgtccgggacgcaattgtccgtaacacaactgtccgggacgcaaatgtccgggacacaattttccgggacacaactgtccgggacgcaattgtccgggacacaactgtccgggacgcaattgtccgtaacacaactgtccgggacgcaaatgtccgggacacaattttccgggacacaactgtccgggacgcaattgtccgggacacaactgttcgggacgcaaatgtccgggacacaactttccgggacacaactgtctgggacgcaattgtccgggacgcaattgtccgggacacaactgtccgggacacaATTATCAGGGAGACAACTGTCTGGgatgcaattgtccgggacacaattgtccgggacgcaaatgtccgagACACAACtctccgggacacaactgtccgggacgcaattgtccgggacacaactgtccaggacgcaaatgtccgggacgcaaaggtccgggacacaactgtccgggacgcaaatgtccgggacacaactgttcagaacacaactgtccgggacgcaaatgtctgggacacaactgtccgggacgcaaatgtccgggacacaACAGTCTGGGACACAACTGtctgggacgcaaatgtccgggacacaactgtctgggacgcaattgtccgggacacaactgtccgggatgcAAATGTCCGGGACACAGCTGTTCACAACACAACTGTCCGGGATGCAAacgtccgggacacaactgtctggGACACAATGGTCCGGGGAtgcaattgtccgggacgcaacTGTCCGGGAAGCAAATGTCCGGGACATAACTGTCCGGGACACATCTGTACAGAACACAACTGTCCGGGATACaactgtccgggacacaactgtccgggacgcaaatgtccgggacacaactgttcagaacacaactgtccgggacgcaaatgtctgggacacaactgtccgggacgcaaatgtccgggacacaactgtcctaCCACCAATTTGAATGCTGCAATTATTTACGTGTTAAAAATAAAACAACGcttttgtatgtgtgcatattagCGCCAATCTTCTTGTTTCATAATTTACCATTCTTCCaaccagtgatattcccataatccagtTAGCATTCTCATCCCTGTTCTCCCAAGCTTTC harbors:
- the LOC137644213 gene encoding acrosomal protein SP-10-like; translation: MSGTQLSGTQMSGTQQSGTQLSGTQMSGTQLSGTQLSGTQLSGMQMSGTQLFTTQLSGMQTSGTQLSGTQWSGDAIVRDATVREANVRDITVRDTSVQNTTVRDTTVRDTTVRDANVRDTTVQNTTVRDANVWDTTVRDANVRDTTVLPPI